One region of Halomicrobium sp. LC1Hm genomic DNA includes:
- the gltB gene encoding glutamate synthase large subunit: MVERQQSDRSGSAAGLADPTDARSNCGVGVVMDLDGGSHDWVVQDGLELLANLEHRGTTGAEENTGDGAGIMLQIPHEFFADELDGDLPEPGAYAVGTLFLPQDDDEAAALKDLVESTLAEEGLDVLAWRSVPTDNEDLGATALESEPDVTQVVVTSAAGATGDAFSRQLYVGRRVLENEVESTEPAGHERFYVCSLDHETIVYKGLLKAEQLSGYYPDLSDERFESTFALVHARFSTNTLGAWHLAHPYRNIIHNGEFNTIQGNINWMRARETDIESDAFDDGEQSGQSDIEKIKPIIDDPDQSDTASVDNALELLLQDGRDLPHALRMLIPEAWRGEMNDVQGDRRDFYDYHASLVEPWDGPALVAATDGDRVGAVLDRNGLRPCRYDILQDNTLVMSSEAGALDHTADEIEERGRLQPGQCFLADPEEGRVIPDEEVFEDISDEKYGEWVEQEQVDIDDIASRESDAPIGDVDGLRSHQAMYGYTYDEVDHLIQPMAEKGKDPVGSMGDDTPLSVLSQFNRPLFTYFKQLFAQVTNPPLDYIREELVTSLESRLGYQRNLLAETQEHARQLVLDSPILSDEETAAIKELGSSDDRDGNGMSSTVLDITYESGTDLREAIEDVRDEATAAATDADVLVLSDRAAGEDRVPIPSLLAVGGIHHHLVRNGLRNHVGLVVESGDPRAVHHFATLIGYGAGAVNPYLAYQTIDDLVAGPDGADLEAAIGAYSTAVEDGLLKTMAKMGISTVESYQGAQIFEAVGLGSDFVAEYFEGTTCRTEGIGIDEIEADLLQRHDVAWSEEEPDMPRQGEYEFRSDGIHHQWNPDTVGKLQQAVRMGDYETYKEFAAEINDQQQTLQTLRGLLEFDDEARESIPVDDVEPVSEIVERFETAAMSLGSLSPEMHENNAIAMNRIGANANTGEGGEPPERFGTEKECTTKQVASGRFGVTSDYLASAEEIQIKMAQGSKPGEGGHLPGKKVNEMIAHVRYATPGVGLISPPPLHDIYSIEDLKQLIHDLKAANPDADINVKLVAEDGIGTIAAGVAKANADVVHISGHSGGTGASPKTSIKNAGLPWELGLAEANQMLTGTELRDRIRVTSDGGMKTGRDVAVAALLGSEGYIFGTASMVTSGCVMARQCHENTCPVGVATQNEKLRDRFPGEPQHVVNYMTFIAQELREIMAELGFETIDEMVGRAELLRQRDDIENPKAEKLDLSGLVAEPEGDQRIKTREQDHDIDEQLDWELIEAAEPALEDRAPVAIETEIDNVHRAVGATLSNRISQAYGTEGLADDTIRVDLDGTAGQSFGAFLQGGVTMALDGTANDYVGKGLSGGKVIVETPQTAAFDPAENIVVGNVALYGATQGEAYVNGMAGERFAVRNSGVKGVVEGVGDHGCEYMTGGAIVVLGETGKNFAAGMSGGVAYVYDPDGDFEQRANTGMVSLSRSLAGKDEQMITRLVENHAAYTDSERAKALLDEWDAALDDFVKVMPDAYAEVIEERDRDDVRNEPPASATPEAGAVDSGIATSDD; this comes from the coding sequence ATGGTTGAGCGACAGCAGAGTGACCGATCCGGGAGCGCCGCAGGGCTCGCGGATCCGACCGATGCTCGGTCGAACTGCGGTGTCGGGGTCGTCATGGACCTCGACGGCGGGTCACACGACTGGGTGGTACAGGACGGACTCGAACTACTGGCGAACCTCGAACACCGCGGGACCACCGGTGCCGAAGAGAACACCGGCGACGGCGCAGGTATCATGCTACAGATCCCCCACGAGTTCTTCGCGGACGAACTCGACGGCGATCTCCCCGAGCCCGGCGCGTACGCCGTCGGGACGCTCTTTCTCCCGCAGGACGACGACGAGGCCGCAGCGCTGAAAGACCTCGTCGAATCGACGCTGGCCGAAGAAGGGCTCGACGTGCTGGCCTGGCGGTCGGTGCCGACGGACAACGAGGACCTCGGCGCGACGGCACTCGAATCGGAGCCGGACGTGACACAGGTCGTCGTCACGTCGGCGGCCGGCGCGACCGGCGACGCCTTCTCGCGACAGCTCTACGTCGGTCGCCGCGTGCTGGAGAACGAAGTCGAGTCGACGGAGCCGGCGGGCCACGAACGGTTCTACGTCTGCTCGCTGGACCACGAGACGATCGTCTACAAGGGTCTGCTGAAGGCAGAACAGCTGTCGGGCTACTACCCCGATCTGAGCGACGAGCGGTTCGAATCGACGTTCGCACTGGTCCACGCCCGCTTCTCGACGAACACGCTCGGCGCGTGGCACCTCGCTCACCCGTATCGGAACATCATCCACAACGGCGAGTTCAACACGATCCAGGGCAACATCAACTGGATGCGCGCCCGCGAGACCGACATCGAGAGCGACGCGTTCGACGACGGCGAGCAGAGCGGGCAGTCGGACATCGAGAAGATCAAGCCGATCATCGACGATCCCGACCAGTCCGACACCGCCAGCGTCGACAACGCGCTCGAACTCCTCTTGCAGGACGGGCGAGACCTCCCCCACGCGCTCCGGATGCTCATTCCGGAGGCCTGGCGCGGCGAGATGAACGACGTACAGGGCGACCGGCGGGACTTCTACGACTACCACGCCTCGCTCGTCGAACCGTGGGACGGACCGGCCCTCGTCGCCGCGACCGACGGTGACCGCGTCGGCGCAGTGCTCGACCGCAACGGCCTGCGCCCCTGCCGGTACGACATCCTACAGGACAACACGCTGGTGATGTCCTCAGAGGCCGGCGCGCTCGATCACACTGCCGACGAAATCGAGGAGCGCGGCCGTCTCCAGCCGGGACAGTGCTTCCTCGCCGATCCCGAAGAGGGTCGCGTCATCCCCGACGAAGAGGTGTTCGAGGACATCAGCGACGAGAAGTACGGCGAGTGGGTCGAACAAGAGCAGGTCGACATCGACGACATCGCCAGCCGCGAGTCCGACGCGCCGATCGGCGACGTGGACGGCCTCCGGAGCCACCAGGCGATGTACGGCTACACCTACGACGAGGTCGACCACCTCATCCAGCCGATGGCCGAGAAGGGGAAAGACCCCGTTGGCTCGATGGGCGACGACACGCCGCTGTCGGTGCTCTCACAGTTCAACCGACCGCTGTTTACCTACTTCAAGCAGCTGTTCGCGCAGGTGACGAACCCGCCGCTGGACTACATCCGCGAAGAGCTCGTCACCTCGCTGGAGTCGCGGCTGGGCTACCAGCGGAATCTGCTGGCCGAGACACAGGAACACGCCCGCCAGCTCGTGCTCGACTCGCCGATCCTCAGCGACGAGGAGACGGCGGCGATCAAGGAGCTGGGCTCGTCTGACGACCGCGACGGGAACGGAATGTCGTCGACCGTCCTCGATATCACCTACGAGAGCGGGACCGACCTCCGGGAGGCGATCGAGGACGTTCGCGACGAGGCGACCGCGGCCGCGACCGACGCCGACGTGCTCGTGCTCTCGGACCGCGCCGCGGGCGAAGACCGCGTCCCGATCCCGAGCCTGCTCGCGGTCGGCGGTATCCACCACCACCTCGTGCGCAACGGGCTGCGCAACCACGTCGGGCTCGTCGTGGAGTCCGGTGACCCGCGGGCGGTGCATCACTTCGCGACGCTGATCGGGTACGGCGCGGGCGCGGTCAACCCCTACCTCGCCTACCAGACGATCGACGACCTCGTCGCCGGACCGGACGGTGCGGACCTGGAGGCGGCGATCGGCGCGTACAGCACCGCCGTCGAGGACGGACTGCTGAAGACGATGGCCAAGATGGGCATCTCGACGGTCGAATCCTACCAGGGAGCCCAGATCTTCGAAGCCGTCGGGCTGGGCTCGGACTTCGTCGCCGAGTACTTCGAGGGGACGACCTGCCGCACGGAGGGGATCGGCATCGACGAGATCGAGGCCGACCTGCTCCAGCGCCACGACGTCGCCTGGAGCGAAGAAGAGCCGGACATGCCCCGACAGGGCGAGTACGAGTTCCGGTCGGACGGGATCCACCACCAGTGGAACCCCGACACGGTGGGCAAGCTCCAGCAGGCGGTCCGGATGGGCGACTACGAGACCTACAAGGAGTTCGCAGCCGAGATCAACGACCAACAGCAGACCCTCCAGACGCTGCGGGGCCTGCTGGAGTTCGACGACGAGGCCCGCGAGTCGATCCCGGTCGACGACGTGGAACCGGTCTCGGAGATCGTCGAACGCTTCGAGACGGCGGCCATGAGCCTCGGGTCGCTGTCGCCGGAGATGCACGAGAACAACGCGATCGCGATGAACCGGATCGGTGCCAACGCCAACACCGGCGAGGGCGGCGAGCCCCCGGAGCGGTTCGGGACCGAGAAAGAGTGTACGACAAAGCAGGTCGCCTCCGGACGCTTCGGCGTCACGAGCGACTACCTCGCCTCGGCCGAGGAGATCCAGATCAAGATGGCCCAGGGCTCCAAACCCGGCGAGGGCGGTCACCTGCCCGGCAAGAAGGTCAACGAGATGATCGCCCACGTCCGGTACGCGACGCCGGGCGTCGGCCTCATCTCCCCGCCGCCGCTGCACGACATCTACTCCATCGAGGACCTCAAGCAGCTGATCCACGACCTGAAAGCGGCCAACCCCGACGCCGACATCAACGTCAAGCTCGTCGCCGAGGACGGCATCGGGACGATCGCGGCCGGCGTCGCGAAGGCAAACGCCGACGTGGTCCACATCTCGGGCCACTCTGGCGGGACCGGCGCGTCACCGAAGACGTCGATCAAGAACGCCGGCCTCCCCTGGGAGCTGGGACTGGCCGAAGCAAACCAGATGCTGACTGGGACGGAGCTGCGCGACCGGATCAGAGTCACCTCCGACGGCGGGATGAAGACCGGCCGCGACGTGGCCGTCGCCGCGTTGCTTGGCTCGGAAGGGTACATCTTCGGCACCGCGTCGATGGTCACCTCGGGCTGTGTGATGGCCCGGCAGTGTCACGAGAACACCTGCCCGGTCGGTGTCGCCACCCAGAACGAGAAGCTGCGAGACCGCTTCCCGGGCGAGCCCCAGCACGTGGTCAACTACATGACCTTCATCGCCCAGGAGCTGCGCGAGATCATGGCCGAACTTGGCTTCGAGACCATCGACGAGATGGTCGGCCGAGCGGAGCTGCTCCGACAGCGCGACGACATCGAGAACCCCAAGGCCGAGAAGCTGGACCTCTCCGGACTCGTCGCCGAGCCCGAGGGCGACCAGCGCATCAAGACCCGCGAGCAGGACCACGACATCGACGAGCAACTCGACTGGGAGCTCATCGAGGCCGCCGAGCCGGCCCTCGAAGACCGCGCACCGGTCGCGATCGAGACGGAGATCGACAACGTCCACCGCGCGGTCGGCGCGACCCTCTCGAACCGCATCAGCCAGGCCTACGGCACTGAGGGGCTGGCCGACGACACCATTCGCGTCGACCTCGACGGGACGGCGGGCCAGTCGTTCGGTGCCTTCCTCCAGGGCGGCGTGACCATGGCGCTGGACGGGACCGCCAACGACTACGTCGGCAAGGGCCTCTCCGGCGGGAAGGTGATCGTCGAGACGCCACAGACGGCCGCCTTCGATCCCGCCGAGAACATCGTCGTCGGCAACGTCGCGCTGTACGGCGCGACCCAGGGCGAGGCCTACGTCAACGGGATGGCCGGCGAGCGCTTCGCCGTCCGCAACTCCGGGGTCAAGGGCGTCGTCGAGGGCGTCGGCGACCACGGCTGTGAGTACATGACCGGCGGCGCGATCGTCGTCCTGGGCGAGACGGGCAAGAACTTCGCGGCCGGGATGTCCGGCGGCGTCGCCTACGTCTACGATCCCGACGGCGACTTCGAGCAGCGAGCCAACACCGGGATGGTCTCGCTGTCTCGCTCGCTGGCAGGGAAAGACGAGCAGATGATCACCCGACTGGTCGAGAACCACGCCGCCTACACTGACTCGGAGCGCGCGAAGGCGCTGCTCGACGAGTGGGACGCGGCGCTCGACGACTTCGTGAAGGTGATGCCCGACGCCTACGCCGAGGTCATCGAAGAGCGCGACCGCGACGACGTGCGCAACGAACCGCCCGCGTCGGCCACGCCCGAAGCCGGCGCGGTCGACAGCGGGATCGCGACCAGCGACGACTGA
- a CDS encoding AbrB/MazE/SpoVT family DNA-binding domain-containing protein, whose amino-acid sequence MGKVVPDDEHESRGERVSLHVDDRGRVTIPKRVRDRLGIEPGSDVPAWLSGSVLTVDPAPSSQIETASADRKQWKASTPTDAGASLFGPMGEDDA is encoded by the coding sequence ATGGGAAAGGTTGTCCCCGACGACGAACACGAATCACGGGGAGAGCGAGTCTCGTTGCACGTCGACGACCGCGGCCGTGTCACGATTCCGAAGCGTGTCCGCGATCGACTGGGCATCGAACCGGGGTCGGATGTTCCTGCGTGGCTCTCTGGCTCGGTGCTGACAGTCGATCCTGCGCCGAGTTCGCAGATCGAAACAGCGAGTGCAGACCGGAAGCAATGGAAAGCGTCGACACCGACCGACGCAGGTGCGTCGCTGTTCGGTCCGATGGGCGAGGACGACGCCTGA
- a CDS encoding type II toxin-antitoxin system VapC family toxin, whose translation MDETIPRGVKILTDVNVLAIGLTDDHPAHEYVWPWIRDALDGPNVLLIFDYYPFRAQYIMTRQFGVSETDARNAVQSLVQSPARLVGASEGTIRDAYEVSAEQNHDVYDSFIVALAREHDADYLVTTDTDFVDLCADEAVEYTNPVPEDELDVLSLTDG comes from the coding sequence ATGGACGAGACGATCCCGCGCGGTGTCAAGATTCTCACCGACGTGAACGTGCTGGCAATTGGATTAACGGACGATCATCCAGCTCACGAGTACGTCTGGCCGTGGATTCGTGACGCACTCGACGGACCGAACGTGTTGCTGATATTCGACTACTATCCGTTTCGCGCTCAGTACATCATGACTCGCCAGTTCGGCGTCAGTGAGACCGACGCCCGCAACGCCGTGCAATCCCTCGTCCAGAGTCCAGCCCGACTCGTTGGGGCCAGCGAAGGGACGATACGCGACGCCTACGAGGTCAGCGCCGAACAGAATCACGACGTGTACGACTCGTTCATCGTCGCGCTGGCGCGGGAACACGATGCTGACTACCTCGTGACGACCGATACCGACTTCGTGGACCTGTGTGCCGACGAGGCTGTTGAATATACCAATCCGGTTCCCGAGGACGAACTCGACGTACTGTCGCTCACTGACGGATGA
- a CDS encoding NUDIX hydrolase: MTLDRTTLDAPRESQTIRLPAETLSSMREWAVAGTGLTAAARVRDPNGRTAFVKNDWSDGWVLPGGAVERDESLAGGARREVREETTLDADIVAPLVVFEQSYVDESDGEPAFTAQYVVYDARADGEIPDADRLGETDDEIRAARWFQTPPDALHDGDLLGQYLE; this comes from the coding sequence ATGACGCTCGACCGAACCACGCTCGATGCACCACGCGAGTCCCAGACGATCAGGCTCCCGGCCGAGACGCTGTCGTCGATGCGCGAGTGGGCCGTCGCAGGCACCGGCCTCACTGCGGCGGCGCGCGTTCGTGATCCGAACGGCCGGACCGCCTTCGTCAAGAACGACTGGTCTGATGGGTGGGTCCTCCCGGGCGGGGCGGTCGAGCGAGACGAGTCCCTCGCTGGTGGGGCCCGGCGGGAAGTCCGCGAGGAGACGACACTCGACGCCGACATCGTCGCGCCGCTGGTCGTCTTCGAACAGTCCTACGTCGACGAGAGCGACGGGGAGCCCGCCTTCACCGCGCAGTACGTCGTCTACGACGCGCGCGCCGACGGTGAGATTCCCGACGCGGACCGACTCGGGGAGACCGACGACGAGATCCGTGCCGCGCGATGGTTCCAGACGCCGCCCGACGCGCTCCACGACGGTGATCTCCTGGGGCAGTATCTCGAGTGA
- a CDS encoding NAD-dependent epimerase/dehydratase family protein, which translates to MDSVLIIGGTRFIGRATVEEFRDHGYDVTICNRGNHANPFADDPGVAHVAGDRRERGDLEAVRERVDPDAVIDCVAYFPEDVREATDVFADCDAYVYVSSGASYGVERVPKREDETPLCECTDEQATTEGAATYGPRKAEGDRAVFAAAERGVRAMSVRPTVVYGPHDYTERFDYWIDRVDTHDRVAVPGDGLSLWQLVYVEDVASALRVVAESGTAGEAYNVGDDHVPTLGEWVDLLAEACDTTVERVDVSERELSRAGLESTAFPLYRPSPHVLSTAKLRSLGWSSTPHEAALAATVDEHRESERTGRDEGPDRADETALLASLDE; encoded by the coding sequence ATGGACTCGGTGCTGATCATCGGCGGGACGCGCTTCATCGGCCGAGCGACGGTCGAGGAGTTCCGTGACCACGGCTACGACGTGACGATCTGTAACCGCGGGAACCACGCCAATCCCTTCGCAGACGATCCCGGCGTCGCACACGTCGCGGGCGACCGACGCGAGCGCGGCGATCTCGAAGCGGTTCGCGAGCGGGTCGACCCCGACGCCGTGATCGACTGCGTGGCCTACTTCCCCGAAGACGTGCGCGAGGCGACCGACGTGTTCGCCGACTGCGACGCGTACGTCTACGTCTCCAGTGGCGCGTCCTACGGCGTCGAACGCGTCCCCAAGCGCGAAGACGAGACGCCCCTGTGTGAGTGTACGGACGAGCAGGCGACCACGGAGGGGGCGGCGACCTACGGGCCGCGGAAGGCCGAGGGCGACCGGGCGGTGTTCGCGGCCGCCGAGCGCGGCGTCAGGGCGATGAGCGTCCGTCCCACCGTCGTCTACGGCCCTCACGACTACACCGAGCGGTTCGACTACTGGATCGATCGCGTGGACACCCACGACCGCGTCGCCGTGCCGGGCGACGGGCTGAGCCTCTGGCAACTGGTCTACGTCGAGGACGTCGCCAGCGCGCTCCGGGTCGTCGCCGAGTCGGGCACTGCCGGCGAGGCGTACAACGTCGGCGACGACCACGTCCCGACGCTGGGCGAGTGGGTCGATCTGCTGGCAGAGGCCTGCGACACGACAGTCGAACGAGTGGACGTGAGCGAGCGCGAACTGAGTCGTGCGGGACTCGAATCGACCGCGTTCCCGCTGTATCGGCCCTCGCCACACGTGCTCTCGACGGCGAAGCTGCGCTCGCTGGGCTGGTCGTCGACGCCACACGAGGCGGCGCTGGCGGCGACGGTCGACGAACACCGCGAGAGCGAGCGCACGGGGCGCGACGAGGGGCCCGACCGAGCGGACGAGACGGCGCTGTTGGCGTCGCTCGACGAGTGA
- a CDS encoding RNA-guided endonuclease TnpB family protein, with amino-acid sequence MAKQVVTRTYTASIRNQQRVSDDLDSLGFAASKLWNVGRWVCDRVWSEIGHIPSHNELTTYLKSHERYDDLHSQSSQRVLQELAEAFNGWYGKRRNGDTRANPPKYRKHGDDHPRSTVTFKAAGFKLDTNYERVRLSKGSNLKAYWSDFILCEYQTRPDVDLSTVETVQQVRAVWTGDEWELHFVCKVEIEVSEAPGEKTVGVDLGINNFAALAYQDGHSELYPLNCLKQDDYYFSKRLAQCDDSDSEQATRLNQKNSARRTHYFHTLSKHIVQRCVDEGVGTIVVGDLSGIREDEETDESKNWGKHGNLDLHSWAFDRFTSMLAYKAEMDGITVKQVSERDTSKSCSCCGRKRKANRVERGLYVCDECETVANADVNGAENIRQKVSPNPHGEDRSNGWLAQPSTFLFDKETGAFAPQEQITS; translated from the coding sequence ATGGCGAAGCAGGTCGTTACCCGCACCTACACTGCTTCCATTAGGAACCAGCAGCGGGTGTCTGACGACCTTGATTCGCTCGGGTTCGCGGCCTCGAAACTCTGGAACGTCGGACGGTGGGTCTGCGACCGAGTGTGGTCTGAAATCGGCCACATTCCCAGTCACAACGAACTCACCACCTACCTGAAGTCGCACGAACGCTACGATGACCTGCATTCTCAGTCAAGTCAGCGAGTCCTTCAAGAACTCGCTGAAGCGTTCAACGGCTGGTACGGCAAACGACGCAATGGAGACACGAGAGCCAACCCGCCGAAGTACCGCAAACACGGCGACGACCACCCCCGAAGCACGGTCACGTTCAAAGCCGCCGGCTTCAAACTCGACACCAACTACGAGCGAGTCCGCCTCAGCAAAGGCTCGAACCTCAAAGCATACTGGTCGGATTTCATCCTCTGCGAATACCAGACTCGTCCCGACGTTGACCTCTCCACCGTCGAGACCGTGCAACAGGTTCGGGCTGTCTGGACCGGCGACGAGTGGGAACTCCACTTCGTCTGCAAAGTCGAGATCGAGGTTTCTGAAGCACCCGGTGAGAAGACCGTGGGTGTTGACCTCGGCATCAACAACTTCGCCGCACTCGCCTACCAAGACGGTCACAGCGAACTGTACCCGCTCAACTGCTTGAAGCAGGACGACTACTACTTCAGCAAGCGACTCGCCCAATGTGACGATTCTGACTCCGAGCAAGCCACGCGGTTGAACCAGAAGAACTCGGCTCGTCGCACTCACTACTTCCACACGCTCTCGAAACACATCGTTCAGCGATGTGTGGACGAAGGTGTTGGTACGATCGTGGTTGGCGACCTCTCCGGCATCCGTGAGGATGAGGAGACCGACGAGTCGAAAAACTGGGGGAAACACGGCAATCTCGACCTGCATTCGTGGGCGTTCGACCGCTTCACTTCGATGCTTGCGTACAAAGCCGAGATGGACGGCATCACGGTCAAGCAAGTGTCTGAGCGGGACACGTCGAAGTCGTGTTCGTGTTGTGGTCGGAAGCGGAAGGCGAACCGCGTGGAGCGTGGGTTGTACGTCTGTGATGAGTGTGAGACGGTGGCGAACGCGGATGTGAACGGTGCTGAGAACATCCGGCAGAAAGTATCTCCGAATCCTCACGGAGAGGATAGGAGTAACGGCTGGTTGGCACAGCCATCGACGTTCTTGTTTGACAAGGAAACTGGTGCGTTCGCACCTCAAGAACAGATCACGTCGTAA
- a CDS encoding NAD(P)-dependent glycerol-1-phosphate dehydrogenase: MFDKTSWIRLPHNVVVGHGVLDQTVAAVEDIHLSGRPLIVASPTPYSVAGERVVAQFEDADAEPAEVIVEEASFGAVESVIETARSVDAGYLLGVGGGKAIDIAKMAADELNLGFVSVPTAASHDGIVSGRGSVPEGDTRHSVASEPPLAVVADTEILAEAPWRLTTAGCADIISNYTAVRDWQLAHRLKNVEYSEYAGELARMTAEMLVENAGSIKQGLEESSWIVVKALVSSGVAMSIADSSRPASGAEHLFSHQLDRIAPDAALHGHQVGVGSIMTEYLHSGAKGQWIDVRDALASIGAPTTADELGIDDETVLEALTTAHEIRDRYTILGDGMSEPAAREAATVTGVI; this comes from the coding sequence ATGTTCGACAAAACGAGCTGGATCAGGCTCCCACACAACGTGGTGGTGGGCCACGGCGTCCTCGACCAGACCGTCGCGGCCGTCGAGGACATCCACCTCTCCGGGCGGCCGCTGATCGTCGCCAGCCCGACGCCGTACAGCGTGGCCGGCGAGCGCGTCGTCGCGCAGTTCGAGGACGCCGACGCAGAGCCGGCCGAGGTGATCGTCGAGGAAGCCAGCTTCGGTGCCGTCGAGTCGGTCATCGAGACCGCCCGCTCGGTCGACGCCGGCTACCTGCTGGGCGTCGGCGGCGGGAAGGCCATCGACATCGCGAAGATGGCCGCCGACGAGCTGAACCTGGGCTTCGTCTCCGTGCCGACCGCCGCCAGTCACGACGGCATCGTCTCCGGACGCGGCTCGGTCCCGGAGGGGGATACGCGCCACAGCGTCGCCTCTGAGCCGCCCCTGGCCGTCGTCGCCGACACCGAGATCCTCGCCGAGGCCCCCTGGCGGCTGACCACCGCGGGCTGTGCCGACATCATCTCGAACTACACCGCGGTCCGGGACTGGCAGCTGGCGCACCGACTGAAAAACGTGGAGTACTCGGAGTACGCGGGCGAGCTGGCCCGGATGACCGCGGAGATGCTCGTCGAGAACGCGGGCTCGATCAAGCAGGGGCTCGAAGAGTCGTCGTGGATCGTCGTCAAGGCGCTGGTCTCCTCCGGCGTCGCCATGTCGATCGCCGACTCCTCGCGGCCCGCCTCCGGCGCTGAACACCTCTTTTCCCACCAGCTCGACCGAATCGCGCCCGACGCCGCGCTCCACGGCCACCAGGTCGGCGTCGGCTCGATCATGACCGAGTACCTCCACAGCGGCGCGAAAGGGCAGTGGATCGACGTTCGCGACGCGCTGGCCTCGATCGGCGCGCCCACGACGGCCGACGAGTTGGGGATCGACGACGAGACCGTCCTGGAGGCGCTGA